The segment CCAATGTTGTCGATAACCCCCCCCAGGAAGCTTGATAATTACATCACCTTTTCCTTGTAATTTTTTTTGGCCTTTTTGATAGGTATAACGACGGACAGCATTATGATTTCCTAAAAAGAAATATTCGTCAGTAAAGGCCATTCCAAAAGGAATATCTAAGCCATTTTCTGTCTTAGCAAAAGTTTGATAATCATCCGCCACCCCATCCCTATTAATATCCTTGAGTAAACGAATTTGATTCTGACGAGTTTCGGTCACTAAAACCTCTCCATTGGGGGTTAAAGCTAACCAACGAGGATGATCTAAATTATCAGCAAATACATTGATTTTAAAGCCATCAGCAACCTGTAAAATAGGTTGAGAAGGTATGGGAATCACTTGAGGAGGTTTTGAGGCACTATTGCTTGCAAAAGGTGGCGGCAAATTCTCGATCTTAATTTCAATTGGTTGGGTTTTTAAAGATTGGATATTAATCGAGATTTTGGGTTTGGGCAGAACATCCTTGTCGGGTTTTTCTGATGAATTATTAAAAGAGACAGTTTTTGATTGACAAGCAGAACTAAAAAGAATTATCATATAAACGAGGCATTTAGAATAATTCATTGTCAACAAAATCCATGAAGATAAACAAATAAATTTCAGTAAATATTCCGGTACTCCGAAGCTATTTATTTTTTTTCAAGGCTTATGATAACAACAGTAAACCCCTAGAAAAAACAACGTTAATAATTTCGACAATGGTATTTTAAAAATCAGAGAGAAGCTTTCAGACAAAGGTCTGGTAAAATCAGATTAACTCGACTTAAACTTAAAAATAAGCCTTTGTCTACCTTAAATCAAAGACCCATATTTTAAATATGATTTAGTTAAACACCGTATTTAAAAAAATGATGAGTCAGCTTTAACTGTAACATAACCTCGTCACCTCATCAGCTAGGAAGAGCCATGTGTTTGAATCCAGGGGATATTCTACGCAACCGATACAAAATTATTGATCAGATTGGAAAAGGCGGATTCGGTAAAACTTATAAAGCAAAAGATATCAGACAATCGGGCCATCCCCTGCGTGTTGTCAAGGAAATTATTGCACCCCTGTCATCTGATCCGCGTGTTTTACAAGAAATCAAGAAAAGATTTATCCGAGAAGGAAAAACCCTCTCAATCTTGGGAAAACACCCCCAAATTCCCGAACTTTTTGATTATTTTGCTGATGAGGGTAACTTTTTTTTAATTCAAGAATATATTGAAGGCCACGATCTTTCTGAAGAAGTCGGGCCAGGATCATTACCCTTAAGTGAAGCAGAAGTCATTAAATTTTTACAAGATGTTCTAGAAATCTTAGTCTTTGTCCATCAACAACACATTATCCATCGAGACATCAAACCCTCAAACCTGAGACGACGGAAAAAAGACGGTAAAATTTTCCTCATCGATTTTGGTGCTGTCAAAGAACTTAATAGCATGGCGATCACCGCTTCTGAGACAGGCAACTTTACCCAAACAATCGGCACCCCAGGTTATATGGCCGCCGAACAACAAAGCGGGAAACCCCAATTAAATAGCGATCTTTACGCCTTGGGCATGATTGGGATTCAAGCCTTGACAGGGTTACATCCCAGAACCCTCCCCAGCGATCCCCACACAGGGGATGTGATTTGGCGTTATTCTTCCCCAGAACATCCCATGATTGAGGTTAATCCCGACTTAGAACGGATTCTCAACAAAATGGTACGCTATATGTTCAGCGATCGCTATTATTCAGCCATTGAAGCCCTAGAAGACTTACATTCCCTCTCAGTCACCGGAAAATTCTGCAAAAAACGCCCCAAACCGAGGCTATCTCCTCCCAAGGACAAAAAATTCCCCACCCAAGTCTGGGTAGGGGTTGGCTCCGCTTTGATGATTTTCGGCGTTTGGGTTGTCAGTCAAGTCATTCCCAAAACCTGTCCCCTCACCACAGGAGATGATCTCAGTTGTGGGGAAGAAATTTTAATCAGAACCGTTGCTTTACCCGAAAAACAAGAAGGAGTAAAAGCTTATCGTCAAAGACGCTATGAGGAAGGAGTCGCCTGGTTAGAAAAAGCCCGACAAAAAGACCCTAATGATCCAGAAACCCTCATTTATTGGAATAATGCCCAATTAAAAGCCCAAAAAATTCCCTTTTATACTATCGCCGTCGCCGTTCCCTTGGGCAACCCCTCTGACGGGGGAGACTCAGGCAAAGAAATTTTGCGGGGTGTGGCCCAACTGCAAACAGAAATTAACCGCGATCGCAGGATTAAAGGTCATGGGTTACGGGTTGTCATTGCGGATGATTATAATGATCTTGATCGCGCCAAAGAAATTGCTGGCAAAATGGGGAGTCAAGGGGAAATTTTAGGGGTTGTTGGTCACTATACCAGCGATAATACCCGCGCTGCCTTACCAACTTACGATCTCAACCATTTAGTCGTTATTTCCCCCACCAGTACCGCCCAAACCTTAGCGCAAGACAATTCCCGATTTTTTCGGACGATTCCCCAAGATAGTCTTAATGCAGAGCGTTTAGCCCGTTATCTTGCCCAAACTGCCCGACGACAAAAAGTGGTGGTTTTTTATAATCCTAATAGTGCTTATAGTCGTTCCCTCCATGAACGTTTTTTAATCAGTTTTGATGAACAAGGGGGACAGGTTGTTAAACAATTTGATTTATCAAAACCTATCTTTGACGCGGCTGCGGCAATTCGTCAAGGAGAAAATCGTGGGGCAACCAGTTTAGTTTTATTTCCTGATGCTAAATCAAACCCTTATGCTTTTTCTAATGCTTTAAAAGTAATTCGTGCCAATCAAGGAAAGTATTTGATGGTCGGGGGTGATAGTTTATACACAACAGATGTTTTACAAGAAAGGGGTACAGCTAAAGATATTATTGTTGCCATTTCTTGGCACTATTTAGCAAATTCTAATCAGGTATTTTTGGCAGAAGGAAAAAAGTTATGGGAGGGAACAGTTAGTTCTCGAACGGCAATGGCCTATGATGCAGCAAAGGTGTTAGCGACTGCCTTAGAAAATCAATCATCTCTGGATTTTAGACAGAAAATCCAAGCAATTTTTGACCCAACAATTCGGCGAGAACTAATGTTTAGGACGGTAAAAAGTCCTTATTTTGAAACGGAAGGAGCTACGGGAAAAATAACCTTTGAATTAAGTGGAGATCGCCATGAAGCTGTGGTACAATTAGTCAGAGTGGTTCCGACAAAATGTTCTCCTTATGGCTATATGTACATTCCTATTCAATATAAATCAGCAGAAGAAGCAGGATTAGACTGTTATTAATTATTATTAAAATATGAAAAAAACTACCCAAATTTTTACCATTATCTTTTGTTTTAATCTTACCATTACTGAGGTTAAATCTCAAGATGTTCCTATTTATGATTCTCAAGCAATTTTTCATCCCGTTATTAGCAAAAATGGCATGGTTTCTTCTCAGGAAGACTTAGCTACCCAGGCCGGTTTAGAAGTCTTAAAAGAAGGAGGAAATGCCATAGATGCAGCAGTAACCATCGGCTTTACTTTAGCGGTAACTTTGCCTCGTGCTGGTAATTTAGGGGGGGGTGGATTTATGTTAATTCATTTAGGAAATCAACAAAAAACTATTGCCTTAGACTATCGAGAAAAAGCTCCTCTCGCCGCTACTTCTGATATGTTTCTTGATGAAAATGGACAAGTTAATCAACAAAAAATTAGATTTAGTCATCAAGCTGTAGGGGTTCCAGGCACAGTTGCGGGCTTAGCTATGGCCTTAGAAAAATATGGAACAATTTCTTTAGAAAGAGCTTTAAAACCTGGGATTGAACTAGCAGAAAATGGCATAATAGTTGATGAAGATTTGTATAATTCCCTACTCTTTGCTAAAAAACAACTACAAAAATCTAGTTCCAGTATGGCGATTTTTTATAAAGCTGATGGTAGTCCCTATGAAATGGGAGAAGTTTTGCAACAAAAAGATTTAGCTAATAGTCTTAAACTCATTGCAAAACAAGGAAAAAATGCTTTTTATCAAGGAGAAATTGCTGATAAAATTATTGCTGATATGGAAGCTAATAATGGCTTAATTACCGAGGAAGATTTAAAGAAATATAAACCTATTATTAGAGAACCTATTGAGGGAAATTATCGAGGGTATAAAATCTATTCTATGCCTCCACCAAGTTCAGGGGGAGTCCATTTAGTACAAATGTTGAATATCTTAGAAAATTTTCCCATTCAGTCTTTAGGTCATAATAGTTCATCCACTTTACATTTAATGGTTGAAACCATGAAATATGCTTATGCAGATAGGTTTAAATTTATGGGAGATACGGATTTTATAGAAGTTCCCATTTTTCGTTCGATTTCTAAAAATTATGCTAATCAAATTGCAAAAAAAATTAATTTAAATCAAGCAACACCCAGTCAAAATATCATGCCTCAACCCGCTTTTGAAGGGAATGAAAGTATACAAACAACTCACTATTCTATCATGGATAGTTATGGCAATGCAGTCTCTAATACTTACACCTTAAACTTTAGTTATGGCAGTGGTTTAACTGTCCCAGGAACAGGCATTTTATTAAACAATGAAATGGATGATTTTACGGCTCAACCAGGAGTTCCTAATTCTTATCAACTCTTAGGAGGAGAAAACAATAATATTGCTCCTGAAAAACGAATGCTAAGTTCCATGACTCCCACTATTGTAATGAAAGAAGGAAAACCTTGGTTAGTGACAGGAAGTCCAGGAGGAAGTCGTATTATTACTACTACCTTACAAATTATTATGAATGTTATTGATCATCAAATGAATATTGCTGAAGCCACTAATGCAACCCGAATTCATCATCAATGGTTTCCCGATAAAATTTTAGTAGAAAGGGGACTTAGCGTTGATACCATTAAATTATTGGAAGCAAAAAGACATATAATTGAGAACAGTTTTGCTATGGGAAGTACCCAAAGTATTATCTACGAAAAAGGTCAATTTTATGGGGCTTCTGACCCGCGAAGAACAGGGGCATTAACCCTTGGTTATTAAGGGTTTATCTCCCCCAATTGCTTAGTTAAAAATCGAAAAATAATTATGCCTATATCCCCTATTTCTGTTACATTTAACCATCAAAAAAAATATGATGAGATTATTGATGTCCGCTCAGAAAATGAGTTTTTAGAAGATCACATTCCAGGGGCGATAAATTTACCTGTTCTCAATAACGAAGAAAGAAAAGAAGTGGGGACGATTTATAAACAAATTTCTGCTTTTGAAGCCAGAAAATTAGGAGCTTCTTTGGTATTTAAAAATATTTCGCATCATCTTAAGAATTATTTTTTAGATAAACAACCTCGTTATTCTCCTTTGATTTATTGTTGGCGAGGTGGACAAAGATCGAATAGTTTAGCAATCACCTTAAGTCAAATTGGCTGGCAAGTCAACGTATTAGAAGGAGGATATAAAACCTATCGTCATTATGTGATTAAACAACTAGAAACCTTACCGTTAACCTTTAATTATCATATTCTTTGTGGGTTAACAGGAAGCGGAAAAACCTATTTATTACATCAATTAGCTGCTCAAGGATATCAAATTTTAGATTTAGAAAAAATTGCCAATCATCGCGGTTCATTATTAGGACAAGAATTCACAAACAAGTTGGAAAGTCAACCCTCTCAAAAATATTTTGACTCTCTATTACTACAACAATTACAAATGTTTTGTTATGATAAAACTATTTGGATAGAATCAGAAAGTTATAAAATTGGTAATGTTTATTTGCCCCCTAATTTATGGCAAAAGATGAAACAATCTCCTTGTTTTGAAATTCAATTACCTTTAGAGAAAAGAGTTGATTTCTTGTTAGAACAATATGCTCATTTTAGAGTCTACCCAGAACAATTAAAAGAAAATATAAAATTTCTTAAATCTCGTTATGGATGGGATAAGATAGTTCAATGGTTCAGTTGGATAGACCAAGAACAATGGCGAGAATTTGTAGAAGATTTATTATTAACTCATTATGATCCCGCTTATGAAAGATCCCTAGAAAAAACCTATACAAATCAAGTCCAAAAAATCCAACTTTCGACTTTAGAGCCTGATTTATTTTTAAAAGCTCTCAAAAAATCATAAAAAACGTTGAAACATTTTAGAAAAGCTTTCATCTTTTTTGAGTTCAGTCCACTATGATAAGGCTATAGATCAATAATTTATCAGGGATAAATAGGAGTCACACACAATGGCTAGTCCCATTGTCTACCCAAAAAATTATCGTCGTAGACTTATCCGTTGGCTATTACGAGAAAACCCGTCTTCTCACCCAGGAGATCATCCCCAATATCCTTGGTGGCAGGTGATGTGTTTAACTGGAGTAGATTACTTTTCTACTTTGGGATATCAACCAGGCATTGCTGCCTTAGCAGCAGGGGCATTATCCCCCTTAGCCACCCTAATTTTAATCTTAGTCACCCTATTCGGGGCATTGCCCATTTATCGACGAGTAGCAGCCCTTAGCCCCCATGGAGAGGGTTCTATTGCCATGTTAGAGCATCTTTTACCCTGGTGGCAAGGAAAGATATTTGTGCTGTGTTTATTGGGGTTTGTCGCAACGGATTTTATTATTACTATTACCTTATCAGCCGCTGATGCGACTGCCCATATTATCGAAAATCCTTTAGTACATGATTTGTTACAAAATCAGGCTATTCCTATTACTCTGATTTTAATTTCTCTACTAGGGGCAGTCTTCTTAAAAGGCTTTCGAGAAGCGATCGGTATTGCTGTTTTATTAGTCGCAACCTATCTATTCTTAAATTTAATTGTCATTGGTTTCGGTATGGTTCAAATTATTAGCCATCCCATCACCTTAACCGACTGGAAAACGGCTTTATTAACTTATCATGGTAATCCTTTATTAATGCTAGGCATTGCTTTATTATTGTTCCCAAAACTTGCCCTAGGATTATCTGGTTTTGAGACAGGGGTGGCAGTAATGCCTCTCGTAAAAGGACATAATACAGATTCCCCAAAATATCCGAAACAACGTATTTTTAATACTCATAAACTCTTAGCCACTGCTGCTATTATTATGAGTTTTTTCCTCTTAAGTAGTAGTGTTGTCACCACAGTATTAATTAAACCAGAAAAATTTCAAACAGGTGGCCCTGCTAATGGTAGGGCTTTAGCTTACTTAGCTCATTCCTATTTAGGGGAAATTTTTGGCACCATCTACGACCTTAGCACCATTGCTATCCTCTGGTTTGCCGGAGCCTCAGCTATGGCAGGATTATTGAATATTGTCCCCCGTTATTTACCCCGTTATGGCATGGCACCGACTTGGACTTTAGCCACTCGCCCCCTCGTCTTAGTTTATACGGCGATCGCTTTTATTATTACCTTGATCTTTAAAGCAGATGTGGAAGCACAAGGGGGAGCTTATGCAACAGGTGTACTGGTGTTGATGAGTTCAGCAGCTTTTGCCGTAACCTTATCTTCTCGTTCGGCCAGATCTCGTAAGGGAACTATCGCCTTTGCTTTAATTACCCTAGTGTTTATTTATACTACCATTACTAATATCATCGAACGACCAGAAGGGATTCGCATTGCGGCCTTTTTTATTGGGACTATTATTATAACGTCCCTAATTTCTAGGGTCTGGCGTTCTACGGAATTACGGGTTAGCGCAGTAACTTTCGATGAAACTGCCTTGAAGTTTATTCAAGAAGATAAAGATAGTCAGGGAAGCATTCAGATGATTGCTAACCGACGCAATACCGGAGATCAACTAGAATATTATCTCAAAGATAAACAAGTGCGCGAAGATCATCATATTCCGGCCACAGATTCCTTGATTTTTTTGGAAATTAAGGTTGCTGATGCCTCTGAGTTTACGGAAAAGCTGGAAATAACAGGGGTAGAAGTCGGCAATTATCGTATTTTACGGACAAATAGTGCGGCTGTTCCTAATGCGATCGCGGCAATTTTACTTGCTATCAGGGATCAAACAGGTAAACCCCCTCACGCTTATTTTGGTTGGGTAGAAGGGAACCCCATTCAATATCTAATGCGGTTTATGCTCTTTGGAGAAGGGGATATTGCCGTTGTTACCCGTGAAGTATTACGCAAAGCAGAAAAAGAACCAGAATGGCGGCCAGCAATTCATGTGGGGGGTTAAGGGTATTTTAAAATTAACTAATCTTTGAATGTTTGACCCAGAACTTTGCGTTTTAAAGCAATGACACGAGGACGGGCCCCTTTTCCAGAAAATCCTAATCCTTCTCGGAAAATTTCTGGCATATAAAAACGTTCTAACTGATCTTTTTCTTTATCTTCATAAATTACTCCCATTTCTTCAAGAATGTTTTTGGTAGGTATATCTAAGTTAAATTGATTGACATCAAAAGGAATTTTTTTATCGGCAGGTGGATATTTAGGGAGTGTTTCCTCAACCCAAGTTTTAAAAGCTGGATATTCTTGTTTAGCTTCTTCAACTTTTTTCTCACTACAAGGTTTGAGGGCGCGACGAATTGCTTGAGGGGGTAACAATCGACTGTTAGACCATCTTTCAAATTGTACTTCCGATGCTTTTTCAATCGTAATATCTGCTGCATAATATAAAAAGCGAACAATATCCCTAGCTTGAAGTCTTCCATTAAAATCAGTTAAAGCAGCAAAAATCCAAGAAGGAGAATAAGCATCTTTTGATTTATCTGTCCCTAATTTATTTCCCCATAATCGCTTAAGTTTTTCTTTTAATTCTTCTCTACTTAATTTTTCTATTTCATCTGTTTTTGCTTCAATAATTTTAGCTTGACTACAAAGCCAAAAAGCTAATTTTAGGAAAGAGTCTTGATCCCAAGTTAAATCATAAGGACTATAAAGTTTTTCAAATTGATTCACATTTTGACTAATTGTATTTCTTAAAAAATCTCGTCTAAGGAAAATAATTATTCCTAAGTTAGCTTGTCTAATTTCTGCTAACTTATTAGGCAGATCATCGATTAATGCTTTTAACGCATATTGCTCTTTTTTATCTTTAGCAATATTAGGAAATATATCTTCTAAACCATCAAAGATAACAATTATTTTCAAGAATTTATTTTTAAGATGTTGATTAAGTTCAGAAAGGGTTATTTTTGATTCTTCTCGTATTTCTATTCCAAAGGATTTGGCAATTTCACTTATCCAAATTTCTGTCCACTCTGGTTCGCTTAAGCTATCAGAATTAAGATGTGTTTTGATTCTATCCGAACATTCTGAAAGCAAAAACTCAGATGAATTATCACCTAAAGCGTTTCTTACTTGCTCCCTTGCTTCACGAGTAATTTTTTTAGCTTGATCACTTAAGTTTCTAGATTCTAGCAAAGGAAAGATATATGTTTCCTGTTTTATTTGAGAATTGGTTCGCTCGATTTTATTTAAAAATTTTTCCCAAAACTTAGATCGTGATAACTGAATATAGTTAAAAGTTTTTCCGGCCCCTTTAGAACCAATAGACACAATATGAGGTAAGTTATCTTGAAAATTGATAGCTAAGTTTTTTAACGGTTCTGTTACCAATAATTCTTCACTTTTCCCTTGCTCCGCATACTCATATTGCTGACAAATTTCTCTTAGTGTTCTAACTTCTTCAAGTTTTTCAGAGTCTATATTTTGTTTTGATTTTGATGATATTTTTATTGGAGTTATTGGTTGTTCTTCTATTGGAGTTAGTGATTGTTCTTCAGACCATATTTTTGCAATATCCATCACTGAAGTTGGCTGAAGTTTGTTTCGTGCTTCTTCCCAGTTATTAATATAAAGTAATTCTTGAGCAAAATAAGTTTCTTGGATTTCTAATCTGGTTGAATATAAATTCTCATCCTCAGATTGAATATAAGCTGATTGCAATTTAGTAATGCTTTCGTCAAAAGCTGGTAGAGATTTGACTTCAGGGGTTAACCAGCTAATAATTACGGAAGGATCAAAATATTTCTCATTGTCATTATTAACTTCAGTTTCTGGATAGGCAATATGACCAAGTTGTTCTAATACTAATTTTGTGCCATTAATTGATTGTTCATTTAAAGTCGTCACTAAAAAACGTTGAATTCTAGGATCAAAAAGTAGAGGACTAGAAATTTCACTCAATCCTGCTCTAAGATCAATAAATATGTAATCTACTCCAACAGCACGACCTAAATTATAAATAGCATCACCACATTCCCAAGTTCCACCTAGATTTCTAACTAAATTTTCAGGTAAAATAGGAGTATCTAATAACTGTTTTTCTTCATAGAAAGCAGGAAGAAAATATAAAGTTGATTTACCTTCATTTTGAGCAGATTTTTTTATTTCTGTTGCTAATAGTTCTAAAGAGTTTTCTACTGAATTGGGAGAATAATGATAAACTTCTAGAAAATCAACAAAAGAAATCTTTGGTTGAACCTTTTGATAATTATTCCAATAGGTTAATCCTGGTGCTTCCAAATCAGCATCAATCACTAATATATTAACCGCAGTATTTAATTGTTTCGCTCTATCTAGTAAAGCAAAAACATAAGCTGCTAAGTGTAAAGTTCTTCCTACACCACCTTTAAAAGAATAAAAAGCAATTAAATTCGGTTTATCTACATGAGGTTCGGGTAGAAACGTATTAAGTTGATTGCTATTATTAATATAAGCTACTTCTTCCCAAAAGGGACGAATTGAAAGATTAATAGTTGAACGTTGTTCATCAAAAATAAATTCGATAGGTAAGTGAGCATCACCAAAATCTAATTGAATAATTTCTTGATCTTGTTGATACCAATCACCAAACCATTCTTTTAATACATTAGATACAGAATTTTTATCATTTTTTTGCGTCAAACTAATTTCTAGAGCATCAGAAAAGCAACTAATTCTAATAATTCCATCAGGTAAGTCATTACCATAATTAGTTTCTTGAGCAATGATGCGCTTAACATCTAACCATGTAAGTAATCTCATAATCTACCTAATTCTTGTTCAATCCAGGTTAATATTTTTATTAATTTTTTCTCTAGTTCATCATCCTTAATGTCTTCTGAACATCCACCATAACGCCACATTTGATTTATGTCACCTGCTGTAAATTTTCTTTCTTCATTTTGTTTTAAAGGCCTCATATTTAATTGGTTAGGTAGCTTTAAATCTTTACCAGCTTTTAAAAAATCTAGTAACTTATTAATGTTGTGTTTCGACTCCTCAAACTCCTTCTTACATAAATCAGTACAATTTTTGTTTTGTCTTTTCATAATTACTGCTTTTAGTCCACATTCTACCGAATAAAATAGAAGTAATCTATGAGCATTAGTCTTTGTTTGGACATCCTGGTAGGCTAATTTATTTTGTCGCCAAGCGTTTTTGATTTCTCGATCTGTAAATGGAATCATAACTTGTCTTTAGGGTAACAAAATTATAGCGTTTGATAACACTTGCCGACTCAAATAATACCCAATCTGTAACAAGAAGCCCCCTAAAAACATTAGAGGGCTTAAATTGATTAAACACAGTCATTAGGAATTATCCTAAAACTGCCTTCGCTTTA is part of the Crocosphaera sp. UHCC 0190 genome and harbors:
- a CDS encoding bifunctional serine/threonine-protein kinase/ABC transporter substrate-binding protein, coding for MCLNPGDILRNRYKIIDQIGKGGFGKTYKAKDIRQSGHPLRVVKEIIAPLSSDPRVLQEIKKRFIREGKTLSILGKHPQIPELFDYFADEGNFFLIQEYIEGHDLSEEVGPGSLPLSEAEVIKFLQDVLEILVFVHQQHIIHRDIKPSNLRRRKKDGKIFLIDFGAVKELNSMAITASETGNFTQTIGTPGYMAAEQQSGKPQLNSDLYALGMIGIQALTGLHPRTLPSDPHTGDVIWRYSSPEHPMIEVNPDLERILNKMVRYMFSDRYYSAIEALEDLHSLSVTGKFCKKRPKPRLSPPKDKKFPTQVWVGVGSALMIFGVWVVSQVIPKTCPLTTGDDLSCGEEILIRTVALPEKQEGVKAYRQRRYEEGVAWLEKARQKDPNDPETLIYWNNAQLKAQKIPFYTIAVAVPLGNPSDGGDSGKEILRGVAQLQTEINRDRRIKGHGLRVVIADDYNDLDRAKEIAGKMGSQGEILGVVGHYTSDNTRAALPTYDLNHLVVISPTSTAQTLAQDNSRFFRTIPQDSLNAERLARYLAQTARRQKVVVFYNPNSAYSRSLHERFLISFDEQGGQVVKQFDLSKPIFDAAAAIRQGENRGATSLVLFPDAKSNPYAFSNALKVIRANQGKYLMVGGDSLYTTDVLQERGTAKDIIVAISWHYLANSNQVFLAEGKKLWEGTVSSRTAMAYDAAKVLATALENQSSLDFRQKIQAIFDPTIRRELMFRTVKSPYFETEGATGKITFELSGDRHEAVVQLVRVVPTKCSPYGYMYIPIQYKSAEEAGLDCY
- a CDS encoding amino acid transporter, coding for MASPIVYPKNYRRRLIRWLLRENPSSHPGDHPQYPWWQVMCLTGVDYFSTLGYQPGIAALAAGALSPLATLILILVTLFGALPIYRRVAALSPHGEGSIAMLEHLLPWWQGKIFVLCLLGFVATDFIITITLSAADATAHIIENPLVHDLLQNQAIPITLILISLLGAVFLKGFREAIGIAVLLVATYLFLNLIVIGFGMVQIISHPITLTDWKTALLTYHGNPLLMLGIALLLFPKLALGLSGFETGVAVMPLVKGHNTDSPKYPKQRIFNTHKLLATAAIIMSFFLLSSSVVTTVLIKPEKFQTGGPANGRALAYLAHSYLGEIFGTIYDLSTIAILWFAGASAMAGLLNIVPRYLPRYGMAPTWTLATRPLVLVYTAIAFIITLIFKADVEAQGGAYATGVLVLMSSAAFAVTLSSRSARSRKGTIAFALITLVFIYTTITNIIERPEGIRIAAFFIGTIIITSLISRVWRSTELRVSAVTFDETALKFIQEDKDSQGSIQMIANRRNTGDQLEYYLKDKQVREDHHIPATDSLIFLEIKVADASEFTEKLEITGVEVGNYRILRTNSAAVPNAIAAILLAIRDQTGKPPHAYFGWVEGNPIQYLMRFMLFGEGDIAVVTREVLRKAEKEPEWRPAIHVGG
- a CDS encoding KGGVGR-motif variant AAA ATPase; protein product: MRLLTWLDVKRIIAQETNYGNDLPDGIIRISCFSDALEISLTQKNDKNSVSNVLKEWFGDWYQQDQEIIQLDFGDAHLPIEFIFDEQRSTINLSIRPFWEEVAYINNSNQLNTFLPEPHVDKPNLIAFYSFKGGVGRTLHLAAYVFALLDRAKQLNTAVNILVIDADLEAPGLTYWNNYQKVQPKISFVDFLEVYHYSPNSVENSLELLATEIKKSAQNEGKSTLYFLPAFYEEKQLLDTPILPENLVRNLGGTWECGDAIYNLGRAVGVDYIFIDLRAGLSEISSPLLFDPRIQRFLVTTLNEQSINGTKLVLEQLGHIAYPETEVNNDNEKYFDPSVIISWLTPEVKSLPAFDESITKLQSAYIQSEDENLYSTRLEIQETYFAQELLYINNWEEARNKLQPTSVMDIAKIWSEEQSLTPIEEQPITPIKISSKSKQNIDSEKLEEVRTLREICQQYEYAEQGKSEELLVTEPLKNLAINFQDNLPHIVSIGSKGAGKTFNYIQLSRSKFWEKFLNKIERTNSQIKQETYIFPLLESRNLSDQAKKITREAREQVRNALGDNSSEFLLSECSDRIKTHLNSDSLSEPEWTEIWISEIAKSFGIEIREESKITLSELNQHLKNKFLKIIVIFDGLEDIFPNIAKDKKEQYALKALIDDLPNKLAEIRQANLGIIIFLRRDFLRNTISQNVNQFEKLYSPYDLTWDQDSFLKLAFWLCSQAKIIEAKTDEIEKLSREELKEKLKRLWGNKLGTDKSKDAYSPSWIFAALTDFNGRLQARDIVRFLYYAADITIEKASEVQFERWSNSRLLPPQAIRRALKPCSEKKVEEAKQEYPAFKTWVEETLPKYPPADKKIPFDVNQFNLDIPTKNILEEMGVIYEDKEKDQLERFYMPEIFREGLGFSGKGARPRVIALKRKVLGQTFKD
- the ggt gene encoding gamma-glutamyltransferase, whose product is MKKTTQIFTIIFCFNLTITEVKSQDVPIYDSQAIFHPVISKNGMVSSQEDLATQAGLEVLKEGGNAIDAAVTIGFTLAVTLPRAGNLGGGGFMLIHLGNQQKTIALDYREKAPLAATSDMFLDENGQVNQQKIRFSHQAVGVPGTVAGLAMALEKYGTISLERALKPGIELAENGIIVDEDLYNSLLFAKKQLQKSSSSMAIFYKADGSPYEMGEVLQQKDLANSLKLIAKQGKNAFYQGEIADKIIADMEANNGLITEEDLKKYKPIIREPIEGNYRGYKIYSMPPPSSGGVHLVQMLNILENFPIQSLGHNSSSTLHLMVETMKYAYADRFKFMGDTDFIEVPIFRSISKNYANQIAKKINLNQATPSQNIMPQPAFEGNESIQTTHYSIMDSYGNAVSNTYTLNFSYGSGLTVPGTGILLNNEMDDFTAQPGVPNSYQLLGGENNNIAPEKRMLSSMTPTIVMKEGKPWLVTGSPGGSRIITTTLQIIMNVIDHQMNIAEATNATRIHHQWFPDKILVERGLSVDTIKLLEAKRHIIENSFAMGSTQSIIYEKGQFYGASDPRRTGALTLGY
- the mnmH gene encoding tRNA 2-selenouridine(34) synthase MnmH, coding for MPISPISVTFNHQKKYDEIIDVRSENEFLEDHIPGAINLPVLNNEERKEVGTIYKQISAFEARKLGASLVFKNISHHLKNYFLDKQPRYSPLIYCWRGGQRSNSLAITLSQIGWQVNVLEGGYKTYRHYVIKQLETLPLTFNYHILCGLTGSGKTYLLHQLAAQGYQILDLEKIANHRGSLLGQEFTNKLESQPSQKYFDSLLLQQLQMFCYDKTIWIESESYKIGNVYLPPNLWQKMKQSPCFEIQLPLEKRVDFLLEQYAHFRVYPEQLKENIKFLKSRYGWDKIVQWFSWIDQEQWREFVEDLLLTHYDPAYERSLEKTYTNQVQKIQLSTLEPDLFLKALKKS